Proteins encoded together in one Festucalex cinctus isolate MCC-2025b chromosome 8, RoL_Fcin_1.0, whole genome shotgun sequence window:
- the eif4g3a gene encoding eukaryotic translation initiation factor 4 gamma 3 isoform X3 has translation MSLPPKVVPKPAAAVAVSGPGSGPSPSSQLRATLTSVSLPPGAPAVPQPGAVPPTQIPRVPQSLDDRIFSTQPGVAAVYSLPRHAGPPYTPHDITKGHPSLAGTPPGHAHSPALSQVSVPTAPTYRYPKGWETGAGSPYNPGQNAGSAPLVYSPQTQQMNAQPQSRPFFQRAQMQTARPTIPTNTPTIRPGSQAPTAAVYPTNQAIMMAMAPMPFPSPQAAQYYIPQYRHSTAYVAPPQQYSVQPPGSGTFYPGPGPGEYPSPYHPLRYHPPVSPSVPAPVPTAGPPYYPGQTVYSASPPIIVPTPQQPPPAKREKKTIRIRDPSQGGKDITEEIMAGGSGSRNSTPPVGPPSSTPTPPQQPLSSRQTPELQSPSQPPQPQHAASGDFALEPSAAPQQPQQAATTGVPDAKPGPDETPKLEPFVQKSSSPGLLQPEAPLERLEASAPASETSSTVEPELAFPASQPAIVALPPTAVDTGDRPPSTATFSGGDHKHSSAAPYVPAADKPLTDAPSRTLTVSPSPISKAVNGLADPDTDMDVPAPETPSASPSGAHPLTSSPTFQETSSLETLPSDVRPEVPIAAELAPMATLTVLPVALTSSPVMSLRVRLPPGLPPLVQATAETDEPKQTLDGNDLVTRVGAEAPGGIAETEPQHNSFTRKSPTTVNQTSAAIPKTWRKPNELIPAGDAPLKENEDKPRPVDPVAADPALQTALLGVSGAPPSLFPSADTPAPASSPETDRRLTVPEENGDAEPEPLRNGAGHTSETESSDSGVSPGDKDNSTGASQEIEVGPDLSDPSKKRQYDRGFLLRFQFMPACVQKPEGLPPISDVVLDKINQNKLPSRAADPRVISRGPDFTPAFADFGRQMSGARGAMLMSMGTRRPPPRKIIMSVPVNDDVKLQKAENAWKPGSKRESVVDDPEMLRTQELFRKVRSILNKLTPQKFSQLMKQVTDLTIDTEERLKGVIDLVFEKAIDEPSFSVAYGHMCRCLAELRVQISDKPNNTVNFRKLLLHRCQKEFEKDKVDDVVFEKKQKELDSADSSTERERLQEELEEAKDKARRRSIGNIKFIGELFKLKMLTEAIMHDCVVKLLKNHDEESVECLCRLLTTIGKDLDFEKAKPRMDQYFNQMEKIVKERKTSSRIRFMLQDVIDLRLHNWVSRRADQGPKTIEQIHKEAKIEEQEEQRKVHQQLLSKENKRRGDLREQREPRMPREETWNTVPMTKSSRTIDPNKIPKISKPQMDEKIQLGPRAQVTWVKGSSGGAKASDSELSRSGSSLNHYSVLQSTLLSQQASSTPPQTPDFDSRRTLGSNRSTAVRERSEKPQAHTTPSLSSSPRLASLNRGDSSKELREGQSPEETRRECESESAEPRRPSVTEDKAEPEPDRSRTREPVKPEPVAPTPERLVLSEEDMERKSKSIIDEFLHINDYKEAVQCVDELVSAPQLHIFVRVGVESTLERSQITRDHMGMLFFQLVQQGVLPKEQFYKGFADILEQADDMAIDIPHIWLYLAQLLTPVLKDGGFSMRELFSELSKPLLAVGRAGILISEILHILCKQMSHRAVGSLWRESDLSWPDFLAEGEDVQAFISQQKLEFVLSDATDPGAALSKKTLSPEELSQQLERLLLEDMASDEQIFDWVEANLDEPQMSSSPFLRALMTAVCKAAVKDIGTNCQVDTAIIQRRLPVLLKYLNSDTERQLQALYALQTLIVSLDQPPNLLRMFFDCLYDEDVISEDAFNKWETSKDPAEQEGKGVALKSVTAFFTWLREAEEESEDN, from the exons TTTTTCCAGAGGGCTCAGATGCAGACTGCAAGGCCCACCATCCCCACGAACACGCCCACCATACGACCCGGCTCCCAGGCTCCCACAGCGGCCGTCTACCCTACTAATCAAGCAATCATGATGGCCATGGCGCCCATGCCTTTCCCGTCGCCACAGGCTGCACAGTACTACATCCCACAG TATCGCCACAGCACTGCTTACGTGGCACCTCCTCAGCAGTATTCTGTCCAGCCCCCGGGGTCTGGCACCTTCTATCCAGGTCCAGGACCAGGGGAGTACCCGTCCCCGTATC atCCCCTCAGGTACCATCCACCCGTGTCCCCTTCTGTCCCCGCCCCCGTTCCCACAGCCGGTCCGCCCTACTATCCAGGGCAGACTGTATACTCGGCCTCGCCGCCCATCATAGTGCCTACACCACAGCAACCTCCACCAGCCAAGCGCGAGAAGAAAACA ATTCGTATCCGCGACCCCAGTCAAGGTGGAAAGGACATCACAGAGGAGATCATGGCTGGGGGCTCGGGGAGCAGGAACTCAACGCCCCCTGTTGGCCCTCCCTCCTCCACTCCAACCCCCCCTCAG CAGCCGCTGAGCAGCAGGCAGACACCGGAGCTGCAGTCACCCTCGCAGCCTCCCCAGCCTCAGCACGCCGCTTCCGGAGACTTTGCGCTGGAGCCCTCCGCGGCCCCGCAGCAGCCACAGCAAGCAGCAACAACCGGAGTTCCAGATGCCAAACCAGGACCAG ATGAGACACCAaaattggagccatttgtccAAAAGTCTTCCTCACCTGGGCTCCTGCAGCCGGAAGCTCCCCTGGAAAGACTGGAAGCCAGCGCTCCTGCATCAGAAACCTCTTCCACTGTAGAACCAGAGCTTGCCTTCCCTGCCTCCCAACCCGCTATTGTGGCCCTCCCGCCCACAGCTGTCGACACTGGTGATCGGCCACCCTCGACTGCTACATTCTCTGGCGGTGACCATAAACATTCTTCGGCGGCACCTTATGTTCCCGCTGCTGACAAGCCTCTGACGGACGCCCCCTCACGGACTCTGACAGTCTCGCCATCGCCGATATCCAAGGCTGTGAATGGTCTTGCAGACCCTGACACTGATATGGACGTGCCAGCCCCTGAGACTCCTTCGGCATCCCCATCTGGAGCACATCCTCTTACTTCTTCTCCCACTTTCCAAGAGACCTCCTCTTTAGAAACCTTACCCTCTGATGTCAGGCCAGAGGTGCCCATTGCTGCCGAGCTGGCCCCCATGGCAACTTTGACGGTGCTGCCCGTTGCCCTGACCTCCAGTCCCGTCATGTCTTTACGTGTCAGGCTCCCCCCGGGCCTTCCGCCTCTTGTGCAAGCCACAGCAGAGACCGATGAGCCCAAGCAGACCCTGGACGGAAATGACCTTGTCACTAGGGTTGGGGCAGAGGCACCTGGAGGCATTGCTGAAACGGAGCCTCAGCATAATTCGTTCACTCGGAAGAGCCCCACTACAG TCAATCAGACTTCTGCTGCTATACCAAAGAcctggaggaaaccaaatgaatTGATTCCCGCCGGAGACGCACCTCTGAAGGAAAATGAG GACAAACCTCGGCCCGTAGATCCTGTCGCCGCGGATCCGGCACTCCAGACGGCTCTGCTGGGGGTCTCCGGGGCCCCGCCATCGCTCTTCCCCTCTGCTGACACTCCAGCTCCTGCCAGCAGCCCCGAGACCGACAGAAGGCTGACTGTCCCAGAGGAGAACGGCGATGCCGAGCCGGAGCCTTTAAGAAACGGGGCAGGCCATACCTCTGAAACGGAGAGCAGCGACAGCGGAGTGTCGCCTGGGGACAAAGACAACTCCACTGGGGCCTCGCAGGAGATAGAAG TTGGTCCTGACCTGTCCGATCCTAGCAAGAAGCGGCAGTATGACAGGGGCTTCTTGTTGCGTTTCCAGTTCATGCCCGCCTGTGTTCAGAAACCAGAGGGTCTCCCTCCAATCAGTGATGTGGTGCTCGACAAG ATTAACCAAAACAAGTTGCCTTCTCGAGCGGCGGATCCCAGGGTGATTTCCAGGGGTCCCGATTTCACACCTGCCTTTGCAGACTTTGGCAGACAGATGAGCGGTGCACGTGGTGCTATG CTCATGAGCATGGGCACACGGCGGCCTCCTCCCAGGAAGATCATCATGAGCGTGCCGGTGAATGACGACGTTAAACTGCAGAAGGCGGAGAACGCCTGGAAGCCAGGCTCCAAGCGGGAGTCTGTCGTCGACGACCCAGAGATGCTGAGAACACAG GAGCTTTTCAGGAAAGTGCGCAGTATCCTGAACAAGCTCACGCCTCAAAAGTTCAGCCAGCTGATGAAGCAGGTGACGGACCTGACCATCGACACGGAAGAGCGACTCAAGGGGGTGATCGACCTCGTCTTCGAGAAAGCCATTGATGAGCCCAGCTTCTCCGTCGCCTACGGCCACATGTGCCGGTGCCTTGCTGAG CTCAGGGTGCAAATATCAGACAAGCCCAACAACACAGTCAACTTTCGCAAACTGCTGCTGCACCGCTGCCAGAAGGAGTTTGAAAAGGACAAAGTGGACGACGTGGTGTTTGAGAAGAAGCAGAAAGAGCTGGACTCTGCCGATTCG TCCACGGAGCGCGAGCGGCTTCAGGAGGAGTTAGAGGAGGCCAAGGACAAGGCGCGGCGGCGATCTATCGGCAACATCAAGTTCATCGGGGAGCTCTTCAAGCTCAAGATGCTGACGGAGGCCATCATGCACGACTGCGTGGTCAAGCTGCTGAAGAACCACGATGAAGAGTCGGTCGAGTGCCTGTGCAGGCTGCTCACCACCATTGGCAAAGACCTCGACTTTGAAAAAGCCAAG CCTCGAATGGATCAGTATTTCAATCAGATGGAAAAAATAGTGAAGGAGAGGAAGACGTCGTCTCGGATACGCTTTATGTTGCAGGATGTCATTGACCTGAGATTG CACAACTGGGTGTCAAGAAGAGCCGACCAGGGGCCCAAAACCATTGAGCAGATCCACAAGGAGGCCAAAATTGAAGAGCAGGAAGAGCAGAGAAAAGTGCACCAGCAGCTGCTCTCCAAGGAGAACAAGCGACGAGGAG ATCTCCGAGAGCAGAGAGAGCCGCGCATGCCCAGAGAAGAGACCTGGAATACTGTGCCCATGACCAAGAGCAGTAGGACCATTGACCCGAATAAGATCCCAAAGATCTCCAAG CCTCAAATGGATGAGAAGATCCAGCTCGGCCCGCGGGCTCAAGTGACGTGGGTGAAGGGCAGCAGCGGCGGAGCCAAGGCCAGCGACTCAG AACTATCGCGCAGTGGCAGCAGCCTCAACCACTACTCGGTGCTGCAGTCCACACTCTTGTCTCAACAGGCCTCGTCAACTCCTCCACAGACCCCAGACTTTGATTCTAGGCGGACTCTTGGAAG CAATCGTAGCACCGCAGTGCGGGAGCGCAGCGAGAAGCCACAGGCCCACACGACGCCGTCATTGTCGTCGTCGCCGAGGCTCGCGTCTCTCAACAGGGGCGACAGTTCCAAAGAGCTGCGAGAGGGCCAATCCCCGGAGGAGACACGGAGGGAGTGCGAGAGTGAGTCTGCAGAGCCCCGCAGACCGAGTGTCACGGAGGACAAGGCAGAGCCAGAACCAGACCGTAGCAGAACCAGAGAGCCCG TTAAACCCGAGCCAGTGGCACCGACGCCAGAGAGGCTGGTCCTGTCTGAGGAGGACATGGAGAGGAAGTCCAAGTCCATCATTGACGAGTTCCTCCACATTAACGATTATAAA GAGGCTGTTCAGTGTGTGGACGAGCTGGTTTCGGCCCCCCAGCTGCACATCTTCGTGCGCGTCGGAGTGGAGTCGACGCTGGAGCGCAGTCAGATCACACGGGACCACATGGGCATGCTCTTCTTCCAGCTGGTGCAGCAGGGAGTCTTGCCAAAAGAACAGTTTTACAAAGG gttcgctgacatcctggagcagGCGGACGATATGGCTATCGACATTCCTCATATCTGGCTGTACCTGGCCCAGCTGCTAACCCccgtgctgaaggacggaggcTTCTCCATGAGAGAGCTCTTCAG TGAATTAAGCAAACCTTTGTTAGCTGTGGGAAGAGCAGGAATCCTAATatctgaaattctgcacatactATGCAAACAAATG AGCCATAGAGCTGTGGGTTCTCTGTGGAGGGAATCTGACCTCAGCTGGCCCGACTTCCTGGCAGAGGGAGAGGATGTCCAAGCCTTTATCTCACAACAG AAGCTGGAGTTCGTCCTGTCGGACGCCACGGACCCCGGAGCAGCTCTGTCCAAAAAGACCCTGTCCCCTGAGGAGCTAAGCCAGCAACTGGAGAGACTTCTGCTGGAGGACATGGCCAGCGACGAGCAGATCTTTGATTGGGTGGAG GCAAACCTGGATGAACCTCAGATGAGCTCATCGCCTTTCCTGAGGGCGCTGATGACGGCCGTGTGCAAGGCAGCGGTGAAAG ACATTGGTACCAACTGCCAAGTAGACACAGCCATCATCCAGAGGAGGCTGCCCGTATTACTCAAGTACCTTAACTCAGACACTGAGCGACAGCTGCAAGCACTTTATGCACTTCAGACGCTGATAGTCTCCCTCGATCAGCCTCCCA ACCTCCTGCGGATGTTCTTCGACTGCCTCTACGACGAGGACGTCATCTCGGAGGACGCGTTCAACAAGTGGGAGACCAGCAAAGACCCGGCGGAGCAGGAGGGCAAAGGCGTGGCCCTCAAGTCTGTGACGGCCTTCTTCACGTGGCTACGGGAGGCCGAGGAGGAGTCGGAGGACAATTGA